The Flammeovirgaceae bacterium genome contains a region encoding:
- the rho gene encoding transcription termination factor Rho — MYTIDDLNVRLLSELKDIAEQMGVKNAKKLSKQELVYKILDQQAITGEAPGIKKSSTVTAEGRTLRPRRRENVAPKPEKELSADELIDSLNVSFDSTVTSFGDEPAEPKPIPVAVSEPMPMPETEGVAAVNREERQPVAKINIKDFDGVIANEGVLEIMQDGYGFLRSSDYNYLASPDDIYVSPSQIKLFGLKTGDTVKGTIRPPKEGEKYFALLKVESVNGKTTEEIRDRVAFEYLTPLFPEEKLKLSTTPDNMSTRILDLFAPIGKGQRGMIVAQPKTGKTVLLKNIANAIAENHPEVYLIVLLIDERPEEVTDMARSVKAEVIASTFDEQAERHVKVASIVLEKAKRMVECGHDVVILLDSITRLARAHNTVVPSSGKILSGGVDANALHKPKRFFGAARNIENGGSLTIIATALIDTGSKMDEVIFEEFKGTGNMELQLDRKLSNRRIYPSIDVPASGTRREDLLMKEEELQRVWILRKFMADMNSIEAMEFLQSKMKGTRNNEEFLLSMNG; from the coding sequence ATGTACACCATTGATGACTTAAATGTCAGGCTGCTTTCTGAATTGAAAGATATAGCCGAACAAATGGGCGTTAAAAACGCCAAAAAACTTTCCAAACAGGAGCTTGTCTATAAAATCCTCGACCAGCAGGCCATTACAGGCGAAGCACCCGGAATCAAAAAATCCTCTACTGTAACGGCTGAAGGACGCACCCTGCGACCCCGCAGGCGCGAAAATGTAGCCCCGAAGCCGGAAAAAGAATTGTCAGCTGACGAGCTGATTGATTCACTCAATGTTAGTTTCGATTCTACAGTTACCAGCTTCGGTGATGAACCGGCTGAACCCAAACCAATTCCGGTTGCTGTTAGTGAACCGATGCCAATGCCTGAAACAGAAGGCGTTGCCGCTGTTAACCGCGAGGAGCGGCAACCGGTCGCAAAAATCAACATTAAAGATTTTGATGGCGTTATCGCCAACGAAGGCGTTTTGGAAATTATGCAAGATGGCTATGGCTTCCTGCGCTCATCTGATTATAACTACCTGGCCAGTCCGGATGATATTTACGTATCCCCTTCTCAGATAAAACTTTTCGGCCTCAAAACAGGCGATACGGTAAAGGGAACCATCCGGCCTCCGAAAGAAGGCGAGAAGTACTTTGCCCTGCTGAAGGTTGAGTCGGTAAACGGAAAAACAACAGAAGAAATCCGGGACCGGGTTGCATTTGAATACCTTACCCCGCTCTTCCCTGAAGAGAAGCTTAAACTCAGCACAACTCCGGATAATATGTCGACTCGGATTCTGGATTTGTTCGCCCCCATCGGTAAAGGCCAGCGCGGGATGATCGTGGCCCAGCCGAAGACCGGTAAAACCGTGCTGCTGAAAAACATAGCCAACGCGATTGCCGAAAACCATCCGGAAGTTTACCTGATTGTGTTGCTGATTGATGAACGGCCTGAAGAAGTTACCGACATGGCCCGCAGCGTAAAAGCCGAGGTGATTGCCTCTACTTTCGATGAGCAGGCCGAGCGCCACGTTAAGGTGGCGAGCATTGTGCTGGAAAAAGCAAAGCGCATGGTGGAGTGTGGCCACGATGTGGTTATTTTACTCGACTCCATTACTCGTTTGGCTCGTGCGCACAATACCGTGGTGCCCTCATCCGGAAAAATTCTTTCCGGTGGTGTGGATGCCAACGCACTGCACAAACCCAAGCGCTTTTTCGGTGCCGCGCGGAATATTGAAAATGGCGGTTCGCTAACCATTATCGCTACGGCCCTGATTGACACCGGCTCGAAAATGGACGAGGTGATTTTTGAGGAATTTAAAGGTACCGGTAATATGGAATTACAACTCGACCGCAAACTTTCCAACCGCAGGATTTATCCTTCCATTGATGTGCCGGCATCGGGCACCAGGCGCGAGGATTTGCTTATGAAAGAAGAAGAACTGCAGCGCGTTTGGATATTGCGCAAGTTTATGGCCGACATGAATTCCATCGAAGCTATGGAGTTCCTGCAGTCGAAGATGAAAGGAACACGCAACAACGAAGAGTTTTTATTATCCATGAACGGATAA
- a CDS encoding ATP-binding protein, with amino-acid sequence MFTRNIEESMRKLIAAFPSVALLGPRQVGKTTLAKTIMAKTKNTVYLDLEDRDDFNALQNPKFFFENYRNALVVIDEVQRMPELFPALRAEIDARRKAGRFLLLGSTSPDLLKKSSETLAGRIVFKELSPLLISEVYPSIGYEKHWLRGGYPEALKQKTVALWNTWHASFLRTYVERDLPALGLASPALMITRLFQMLAYNQGQILNKSEYAKALGVSVPTVSNILDCLSYAYLIRFLPPYATNVKKRIVKSPKVYIRDSGMLHHLLGISQTKDLLANPKAGFSWEGYVIEQIVNHYEGDNNFYHYRTQGGTEADLVIARYNKPMHIVEIKIGSEPRVSKSLLNSMADLGVKQASIIIPGTGISFPAEKGITVCSLDAFLSNM; translated from the coding sequence ATGTTTACGAGAAACATAGAAGAAAGCATGCGAAAACTTATTGCTGCATTTCCGTCTGTTGCGTTGCTCGGCCCCCGGCAAGTGGGCAAAACCACCCTTGCCAAAACCATTATGGCTAAAACAAAAAATACGGTGTACTTAGATCTGGAGGACCGTGATGATTTCAATGCACTGCAAAACCCTAAATTTTTCTTTGAAAACTACAGGAACGCATTGGTGGTAATTGACGAGGTTCAACGGATGCCCGAACTTTTTCCCGCGCTCAGGGCTGAAATTGACGCCCGCAGAAAAGCCGGACGTTTTTTATTATTAGGCTCCACAAGCCCTGATTTACTGAAGAAGAGTTCAGAAACCCTGGCAGGAAGGATTGTGTTCAAAGAACTCTCCCCTTTACTGATAAGCGAAGTGTATCCCTCCATCGGCTATGAAAAACACTGGTTGCGGGGCGGTTATCCCGAAGCATTGAAGCAAAAAACTGTTGCCCTGTGGAATACCTGGCACGCTTCGTTTTTACGCACGTATGTAGAAAGGGATTTACCCGCTTTGGGTCTGGCTTCACCTGCGCTGATGATTACACGGTTGTTTCAAATGCTGGCGTATAACCAGGGACAAATACTAAACAAAAGTGAGTACGCCAAGGCATTGGGTGTTTCCGTACCAACGGTGAGTAATATATTGGATTGTTTATCGTATGCATACCTGATCCGCTTTTTACCACCCTATGCCACAAACGTAAAGAAGCGGATTGTAAAATCTCCTAAAGTTTATATTCGCGATAGTGGGATGCTGCATCATTTACTAGGCATCAGTCAAACGAAAGACCTGTTGGCTAATCCCAAGGCCGGATTCTCATGGGAGGGATATGTGATCGAGCAAATCGTGAATCACTATGAGGGTGATAACAACTTTTACCACTACCGCACGCAAGGCGGCACCGAGGCAGACCTGGTGATTGCCCGCTATAACAAGCCCATGCATATTGTGGAAATAAAAATAGGCAGTGAACCCAGGGTAAGCAAAAGCCTGTTGAACAGTATGGCAGACTTGGGTGTGAAGCAAGCCAGCATCATTATACCCGGTACAGGCATCTCGTTTCCGGCAGAAAAAGGGATAACCGTATGCTCATTAGATGCCTTTCTCTCAAACATGTAA
- the serS gene encoding serine--tRNA ligase, protein MLQVSVIREQRDAVIAGLAKRGLKEAAAMVDKAVELDQLRKQTQQKADDLKARSNAKAKRIGELMKSGQTDEAAKLRAAVTADKETLKKLEEELAAYEEQLKQHLYKIPNVPATRVPAGGGPDDNLNVHQHGTIPQLPGDALPHWELIKKYDIIDFELGNKISGAGFPVYKGKGAKLQRALISFFLDQAEKAGYREMMPPIVVNEASGYGTGQLPDKEGQMYHITVDNLYLIPTAEVPITNLYRDMILNEDDLPVLNVGYTPCFRREAGSWGAHVRGLNRLHQFDKVEIVQIRKPEESYQALDEMCAYVQVLLEKLELPYRKLLLCGGDMGFNSAMTFDMEVFAAAQQRWLEVSSVSNFETYQANRLKLRYKSKEGKIQLLHTLNGSALALPRIVAGILENNQTGKGIKVPPVLVPYTGFDLIN, encoded by the coding sequence ATGCTTCAGGTTTCTGTTATACGTGAACAACGCGATGCCGTGATTGCCGGCCTGGCCAAGCGTGGGTTAAAAGAGGCTGCTGCCATGGTTGATAAGGCCGTTGAACTGGACCAGCTGCGAAAGCAAACCCAGCAAAAAGCCGATGACCTGAAGGCCCGTTCGAATGCCAAAGCAAAACGGATTGGTGAACTGATGAAATCGGGCCAGACAGATGAAGCTGCCAAACTGCGTGCTGCTGTAACCGCTGATAAGGAAACGCTGAAGAAACTGGAAGAGGAACTTGCCGCTTACGAAGAACAACTTAAACAGCATCTTTATAAAATACCCAATGTGCCGGCAACCCGGGTACCGGCAGGCGGAGGGCCTGACGATAACCTGAACGTTCACCAACACGGCACCATACCCCAACTACCCGGTGATGCGTTGCCGCATTGGGAGTTAATAAAGAAGTATGACATCATTGATTTTGAACTGGGTAACAAAATCAGTGGCGCGGGTTTTCCGGTGTACAAGGGCAAAGGCGCAAAACTGCAACGGGCACTGATAAGTTTTTTCCTAGATCAAGCCGAAAAAGCCGGCTATCGCGAAATGATGCCTCCCATTGTGGTAAATGAAGCGTCAGGGTATGGAACGGGCCAGCTTCCGGATAAGGAAGGGCAGATGTACCACATCACCGTTGACAACCTTTATCTGATTCCAACTGCCGAAGTGCCTATTACCAACCTGTACCGCGATATGATCTTGAATGAAGACGATCTGCCGGTGCTGAATGTTGGCTACACTCCGTGCTTCCGAAGGGAAGCCGGAAGCTGGGGTGCCCATGTGCGGGGCTTAAACCGGTTGCACCAATTCGATAAAGTTGAAATTGTACAGATCAGAAAACCCGAAGAATCGTATCAGGCCCTGGACGAGATGTGTGCCTATGTACAAGTCCTTCTCGAAAAACTGGAACTGCCGTACCGTAAATTGTTGCTTTGCGGTGGCGATATGGGTTTTAACTCAGCCATGACGTTCGACATGGAAGTATTTGCGGCCGCCCAGCAACGCTGGCTCGAAGTGAGTTCGGTAAGCAACTTCGAAACCTACCAGGCCAACCGGCTTAAACTTCGGTATAAGAGTAAAGAAGGGAAAATTCAGTTGCTGCACACGCTCAATGGCAGTGCGCTGGCGTTACCGCGCATTGTGGCGGGCATCCTTGAAAACAACCAAACCGGCAAGGGCATAAAGGTACCGCCCGTACTCGTTCCTTACACCGGATTTGACCTGATTAACTGA